In Lactuca sativa cultivar Salinas chromosome 5, Lsat_Salinas_v11, whole genome shotgun sequence, the DNA window TGTAATTATAATTAGTGTTTTCATTCTCATTTTATTTCTTAAATATGTCTCCTAAGTCGTTAGAAAGACACTTGAAGTAGTTTAAGATCAAATGAATCAACAAATTAAAAGGTATGTCGTTTCGTTTTATGTCGACTGATTACATGTGTAACGTCCTGTCCCGAATCGTTTTCTATTTCGGGATGGTGACCAAAGATCGGGTATTATCAGGCTTAGGGCCTCTGAGGAAATGAGATCTGGACCCATTTGGATGTGGTGGCATAATTTAGATGATCCATACGTTCAGTTATGATTTGGAGctaaggggtattttggtaaagtgtcaactcgggcttttatggaaattagatttttttttcgggAAATTGTAAGGAAAGTATGAGTTGataaagtgtagagcttctcgttaccttttcatggatataaggatcatcgaaatcggatttataatgaagaagttatggccttcggaggaTCGCAGGGTTTAGGGATaaccctagtacgcggggcgtacttgtgCGAGGTTTAGTACGCAAGGCGTACACTGGTGTACGCTTAGCATATGAGGAGGGTTGGATCGTGAATGTGAGgcctcgtacgttgggcatacgaagGTTTGATGAAACCCTAGTTTTGAGATATTGCACCCTTTTTAAACTCATTAAGTCCCTAGGGTTGGCCTCTTTATCAACCTCCATTgccccaaaaccctaaatctcgaccCTTAACCTCTATTGTTGTGTCTTTGAGCTCTTGAGAAGAATTTAGTGGTTATTTTGTTCTTTTTGAAGGAAGTAAAGAAGATTGAAGGTGCTTGGCTTGGTTTGAAGTTtatagatccagaatcatcaccCTTTTTGCAagtcttttgaggtatcaagtccATACCTTGTCTTCTCCTTGCTTAGATCGATCTCCATATTATGATTTAatatgcttttggtcccttttgtgTTGGTTTGATGGATTAAGTTGTTTGAGGGGCTTATTCTTTTAGATCTGAGTATATTATGAGACTAGGTGTAAGACTCATGTATTATATGGgttcatttaaaagaaaaataaatatgaaaattctaaacatttgaaaaagtttgaatttataagaaaaattagaaaaatattgaattattaaaattaaagtgtttttttttctcttttaaatttaaacaaataatttagataaataaacaaatgaaactaatgcaattttaatttataaatgtTGAAATTAGAAAGaaagtaaattactgaaattgatatgcatttattattacatttattacaattattacatgtaaatattatgtgaaatttaataaaatgaaaaaaccacaaaatgccatgtggaaaaaatttaattgaaaataactacaaaatgacatgtggtcaAATCAATAAGAGTGAGACATGTGGCAAAaaggattttcatttattagagtagatttattacaattattacatttaaatattatgtgaaatttaataaaatgaaaaaaccacaaaatgtcatgtggaataaatttaattgaaaataaccacaaaatgacatgttgcCAAATCAATAAGAGTGAAACATGTGACGAaaggattttcatttattagagtagattctTAAGCCTAAAGGTGCAAAATCTTACCACCAAAAGATGGGTGCTAAACACCTCCTAACAACCCACACAAGGCAAACcctaagtctaccttctaaaaataGGGATTGACCAAAAGTTAACCCATGCCAAAAGTCAACGAAAAAAGTTGACTTTAGCCGACCACCATgtcttggccacgtcgtggccttcACCCAACCAAACATACGGGAAATTCCcagtcaccacgtcgtggcaacctatGGCTACGTCGTGGGCACTGGGTTTccaacaacttaatggattaagttgcttTCTTCAGTTCTATgagctccaaagctcatatctgatccatactatggtctaaatggataaagtttccaactttatccattaagacacccaAAGAGATCAAGATCTCTAACCCTAGGTCCAAAACCCATGATGTCTTAACCAATAAGCTCTTGATCCGAAAAAAGTCCATAACCTAACCACTCCATCAGGGTTTTTAATGCTAAATCTatcataaaggtggaagctttacagACATATATGTCCAATACATGCCCAAGATCCATCTTAGGTCAAAATATGAACTCTAAAGGCCAAAACTTAGGCAAATGATAAGAACTTCCATCAAAGACTAGATTTATAACATATAATACTCTTGGGACTCAGAAGAGTCATAaacttgccaactttatgagttcATTTCCTCTAAACTTGCTCACACATGACGAACATGAGATAATATTCAAGATCTGACCACTAAAAGATATAAAGCAATGAACTTGGACACTTAAGGTCCAGATATAATATGGGGCGATGATAATGTTGATTCCTTGCAAGCTCTACTAAAAGAtcacattcttcttcttcttcttcttcttcttcttcttcttcttcttcttcttcttcttcttcttctactccaaGCCAAGGAATCCCCCAAAAAGACCAAGGATCAAGTAATCGATGAAGGCTAGGGTTTTATGAGGTGAAAAGGGGCTTGGAGGCTGATAATGAACCCTAAAATGGGTTTAGAGGGTTTTAAATACGAAGGGAACCCTAAAAGAGCCATGGGCTTGGGCCTGATCGGCTGCCATGTCGTGGCCTTCCTTGGTCACGCCGTGGAGGCCTAAAAATACACAATTCACTTAACCATTGTCACGTCGTGGCACATGGTCTCTTCCAAAATTTCATATTTGTCCTTTGATAATCGCAAGCTTAATCAATCTAGAACACATGTGTTACATTGTACGTGTTAATGATCATGCTtttcaaggaaagggaaagaatgTTCATACATGTACTCCATCCTCATTGCCACGGAATCCCCGAAGCATTATTGTCTACTCATAGTGATCCTTTAGGGTAGATCCATCGAGGTTATCATTTTAGGATCAGAGAGTGAGAATAACAAGAATGGGTAACTGGGTTATTTGTTGAGTGTGGaatatataaaagattatattattatgggttgaaaaccttatgttttCACCAGGCTTCCTAACCTGACTTACTTTAGTTTCTTTGTATCGCATGTAATAGTACGAAGGTTTAAGGGTATTGATGTTTGAATCTGCTGAGAGATTTAAGGAGTTTTAGGTAATTAAATAAATTGATGTAAGGCCTATAAAGActagtttatgtttatgtttctgtatcAGTTATAACATTCCAAACTTTTTAAATATTAATGAAAAACGTTTCTTCGGGAATGCCTTTAATATTTATACCATTTCACATTAATTAATTTAGGACAAATTCCGAACTAATAAAAGAATACTTTGTTTTAAATAAACATAAAGAAAAAGTTTTTTTATTAGtcgtaaaattggggatgtcatataATCTGTGTGtttggttattattattattattttttaactcAGATCATCCATATTATTTGGTTTTGTTTCGGGTTTAAACCCTACTAGACATGAAATGGATGCTATACTTTTTCTTACTATTTGTGAACTTTTTTTGTTATCATTTATCCGAATGTCAATGTTAAATAAAGATTAAGAGCAATCATAGCGACACCAAACACCTCCAACAACCACCATAACCACCCAACTCACCTCTGACATCCACCCTATTCACCACCGTTGCCATCACCTTACaccaaattaaacaaaaaaaaaaaagcaattcCTAAAATCGAAACCTAGCATGAAATCACTGAAAAATCTCATTTAATTGCCGAAAATTGTAACGTAATAAATTCCTGAAATTGGAaagtatataaaattaaaaagactAACGAACTAATGATTTTAGAAAACAAAAATGGATAGATCACCCATTTGATTTCAAACCTAGAAAAGGAAATCGATTTACAAGTTATACTCCTCACCAATTTCATTTAATTGCCGAAAATTGTAACGTAATAAATTCCTGAAATTGGAaagtatataaaattaaaaagactAACGAACTAATGATTTTAGAAAACAAAAATGGATAGATCACCCATTTGATTTCAAACCTAGAAAAGGAAATCGATTTACAAGTTATACTCCTCACCAATTTCATAAAAAGAAAAACCACTTGATTTGTAACCCATAAAACGAAAAACAAACATGTCAATTATTTGATTTCAAAcccaaaaaacaaaatattttttggaggTTATTATTTCTCAATCGTATTAgaaaatgaaaaaacatttagtttcaaaccaattaaatgaTTTGAGAGTGCATATCATCGGCTGTCATTATTTCCGGATGGTGCAACAGTTAAATAAAGCGTAGATTGACGACGGTCCAACGGTTTCCGCCGGACGATTGTGGCTTTAATGTGCCGAGGGACAAATCTATTGGTTTTGAACAAGACGATGGTGGTCTAAGGTGGAACGACAATTGATGATATGACCAACAAAAATACATGATACACAACGAAATTTGGATGAAAttgaaatttgaattcgtgttcaCGTCAAATGTAAAAAGCATAACATCGTGTCGTATTCGTATTCAAAATTCGACTCGAAATGACAAGATTTAACATTTATCtgtcgtgttatgtatgattaaatattaattaaataatctaaatgtcattttatgttaTCTTTGTTATATCGTGTCATGTTTATCGTTTTTAAATTGATTCGTTTTCGTGATAGTTAATAAAACAAATGTCACTATTGATCTCAAaccaaaccatatataatataatttaccCTATTATTcaataaaattgttttatttaCCCTTCCATAAGGGagaataaaattgaaaatttatgttattcaataaaattgttttaattaCCCTTCCATAACAGagaataaaattgaaaatttaataCGTATTGAATCACTATTCACCGAGATTGGTGATAAAAAAAGTTCTCTCACTTTATATTTACAGCAGACCCATGTTTTAATCAGGAACACCGATCTAGACCTTCGCTGCCTTCGCAATTTGACTTTTAGCCCTAAACACTACAGATTCCTTTCAACCAATCAATATTCCAACATCGAAGGCGGACGCCATTTCCTCCGGGAAACAATCTCTCTACTGAAACGATCATGACTTTTGCAACTCACATCTTCCGTCACTCCAAGCAGGTTCTTATCAGCCCCCTTTTCATCTAAACTTGCACAATTTATAAGTTCTGTTTAGGTTACATCTATGTGTTTCGATGATTAGATATCGCGTTTGTATGTATGTAGCtatgattgattattactgaagAAGTGAATGTATTGATGTTCGATTCGTTAGTTGATTGTACTTGTCTAGTTGTTAGAAGATCTTTTCTCGCCTAGAATGTTACAAAATAACTGCTAAAAAGAAAATCAGTTAGTATATGAAGATTGAATTTCTGTTATCATGCTTTTTAAGTAGACTTTGTCGATTTAGGTTTTGAGTGTGTTCGTTCAAAGCTTCATGTTGGTAAGGCGGCGTTTGTGGCTGTGAACTGTGAATGGGGAGAGGAAGATATTTGAGCCAGAGAATTGAGATGTAGGATGCCTAAAGATGATAGAGTACATCTAATAAATTGGATGCATTTGTGCTTGCGACTAAGTTTGTTTCTTATGTTgattaattttgttttatttcagTTGAGAAATGCTTCTGGGGCAATACGGCAGGATCATGCCATTCTGGTTCGGTGGTTTACTAATAGTACACGTTCCATCACTAACAAAGGGGATGGTAAGTAGCTGAGTTGCTTCCTATTTTACCTGCGTTAATATAAAATTTCATTGACCATAGTTTAGTGCTTTTATTTTGTGGTTTTTGATGTATGTATATGGAGGAGGATAGAACTTCACCTGTATTTTGTATAATTCACACTTGTGTGTGAATTGGATGCATCTTGGTTTATTGTATAATTCACACTTGTGTGTTGATATCAGTGTCTCAATATTACAACTATTGTGATTATCATATTGTCAAAGATTTACATTCACATTTACAGATGTGTCAAAGCTCCGCCATATTAACAATGTTTCTGGAGAGAATATTTGTGGATGTAAGTCTTGCAGTGGATCCATATCAAGTACACCCATGTTCACTCGAAGTTATAGAGTGAATCCCACAAAGGTATGTCAAATCCTTGTTTCATCATCTTGTAAATTGGACATGAAGTTATATAGAATCTCATCttctttttttttaatcataGGGGCAAAATGGACTTGCTGTTAGAGCAGAAGGAACTTCAGTTAGTGGAATGATGTTCAGCAGAGCAATTTCATGGTAATTTTCAAAGCATCCTCAAGATCATTGCATTTATCAATGTTTCCTGATTCATGCTTTTAATAATTGATTAACGTTTAACAGCTCTGATGTTCAAGTTAAGAGAAGCTTTTCATCGAGCTCTGGTACTTCTCATACATAATAATATCAGTATCTTTCATGAAAAATCTTTGAGCTTTACCACTATTTTAATCTTTGTAAAAGAAATTCATATGCTTTGACTTGCAGGCCTTCCCCCACACCAAGAGATTGGGATGCCTTCTCTTTCACCCACAATGACAGAGGTCCATGTTATTCTAAATACAAGGGTATCTCAATACAGTTCTTTACATCACTATGTTTactgaaattttccttttattcctTCATCCAGGGTAACATAGCAAGATGGTTAAAGAAAGAAGGAGATCAAGTTGCACCTGGTGAAGTACTCTGTGAAGTTGAAACAGTATGTcttctttatcttcaattctGTCTTCACTCTCTAAGTTTAGCTTTATTGACTCAATATTCTTTACAGGATAAAGCCACTGTAGAAATGGAATGTATGGAAGAAGGGTATCTAGCTAAGATTGTACATGGAGATGGAGCAAAAGAAATCCAAGTTGGCGAGGTAACATTTCATATCTTACTTTGATGTCAAATTTATTTTTGAGTGATGAGATTATAGTCTAAAAGTAAGTTTATATTTGCTACAGGTGATTGCTATAACTGTTGAGGATAAGGCTGATCTTGATAAATTTAAAGATTACAAACCCCAAGCATCAGATGCTGCAGCCCCAGAAGCCCCTCCTGCACCTACCCCACCCAAAGAGGATGTAGTTGAGAAGCCAGTCAGCACACCAGAACCCAAAACTGTGAAGCCCACTGCAGCTTCTGAATCAGATCGTGTTTTTGCTAGTCCTCTTGCAAGAAAATTGGCTGAAGATAACAAAGTAATtgatcttattttttttattattatgtatTGTAGTAATAGATTTTGTACCTTGTGTGCTAATGTTTTTCTTTGATCAGGTGAATCTGTCAAGTATTAAAGGTACAGGTCCTGATGGAAGCATTGTGAAGGCTGATGTTGAGGAATATTTAGGTATCTCACAACTCACAATTCTTTGGTTTTGTTTGGTATGACGGAATCGGAATGGTTCATTCCATTATAATGAAAAACAAATTGTTTTTGCTTTGTTTGTTGGAATGGAATGGACCATTTGTGAAGGAATCTGATTCCTTTCCTTTTGTTGATAATCATTCCTTGGCACGATGTGGCTTTTTTAATTCCATCGTGGAATggaatgaaatattctaatataaccttttttttttttttttttttttgtaataaagTTTATAGTGACACAAATATTTTTAAGAATTTCTTGATTTTAATTAAgttgtagtttttttttatttgaagttAGCTAGAAAAGATTCCTTTActataaaatcttatttgggttttaATTAACTTCTATCATGTGAAGTTTTTTAGTTTTGTAATTAATAATGTCTGTTATCATAGTCAATTAATATACCGAATTGTGCTAATACTAGAGCCTGTTTTACATAtaatacacataaatataaaattCATTCAACTCAATTTTCATTCATGCAAACCAAACAAGATCGTGAAATCTAATGACTCATTCCATTCCTTTTGTCATTCTATTCAATTGAACCAAACAAACCCTTATTATATTCTACAATTCAGCTGAAGCTGAATATTGTTAAGCTTTTAATTTATATTTGGGTACCCCTGTTTGTGTAGCATCTGGTAAGAAAGATGTTCCAGCTGCTCCAGCCTCAAAGGGTGACAAATCAACGGTTTCTGCCATAAATTACACCgatattccacatactcagatAAGAaaggtatattattattattatttatcatACATATTGATATACTCTTCTTATCAAAACAACTTTAACCAAGCCATTGCCACCTCATCTCTTTAGTTTTTGTatcaagataaataaataaaacgatTCAGTTTCTTTTAAAAAATCTGAAACTAATTCATCATATAATCTTAACAGGTCACTGCTTCACGCTTGTTGCTTGCAAAGCAAACCATTCCTCATTATTATCTCACTGTAGATACATGTGTCGACAAACTTACAAAGTAAGCATTGtttcaaatttacatttttaaccctAACCAGCCTTTCAAGACCTTTTCTGATGATTTCTTTGCAGATTGCGTGGAGAACTCAATTCATTACAAGAAGCTTCAGGAGGAAAGAAGATATCCATCAATGACCTTGTAATTAAGGTATCTTTTAGTCTCTTCTCTTGTATGAACAAAGTTAATctcacaatttaaaaaaaaaaaagaatgaaaaaGATATCATTTAATGGTTATTATTATAATCTTGTTGTTTACAGGCTGCAGCATTGGCTCTTCGGAAAGTTCCTAAATGTAACAGTTCATGGACCAATGACTATATTCGTCAGTAAGTATATAAAACAAGTTAAATATTCTTGAAAtaaattataagaaaatataaCGAACTTGTTAAATAAATAGGTTCCATGACGTGCACATCAATGTAGCTGTGCAAACAGATAACGGGCTTTACGTACCTGTCATTAGGGTTTGTCATTACACCTTTTTAACTTGCTgtcatgttaatatattataacaggAAATAGCAATATGCTTTACTCTTTTTAAATAGTTTTGCTTATAAAATCAATAAATTTGCAGAATGCAGACAAGAAAGGTTTGTCTACAATCTCGGAAGACGTAAAGACTTTAGCCCAGAAAGCTAGAGAAAACATGTTAAAACCATCCGATTATGAGGTCTGTCTGATTAGCTCTGCTCAATTTCACCTtcttattttgttatatattgtAAAGTGTGAATTATGAATTGAATTGAATTGGCAGGGGGGTACTTTTACTGTTTCGAATCTTGGAGGGCCGTTTGGGATAAAGCAATTTTGTGCGATTATAAACCCTCCACAGGCAGGGATTTTAGCAGTTGGGTCGGCTGAAAGGAGGGTGGTACCTGGTTCAGGGACTGCAGAGTTTAAGTTTGCTTCTTACATGTCTGTCACATTGAGTTGTGATCATCGTGTCATTGATGGTATGTCACATGCAAATGCTCATTTAATCATttgagatttaaaaaaaatatatatatagtttgctAATTATGGTTTGTATATGGTGTTAGGTGCGATTGGGGCTGAATGGCTAAAGGCATTCAAAGGTTACATTGAGAATCCGGAGACAATGCTGCTTTAAAGATGAtatggtttattttatttttcattggtTGTGTTCCAATTATCGATTGATTTCTTGTTACAACGGGTTTGGTTGATAACATGATGTGATCTTGTTTTGGAAATTGGAATAAGATAAAAAGGGAGGGTAAGGAGTATGAGGCATGTAAACATGAACTCGGTTTTGGTGATATTGTTTGTAGAGTTAAATATTTGATACCTTTGTAATGTGCGGGAGAGAATTTGAAAATTGAG includes these proteins:
- the LOC111910329 gene encoding dihydrolipoyllysine-residue acetyltransferase component 2 of pyruvate dehydrogenase complex, mitochondrial, which codes for MTFATHIFRHSKQLRNASGAIRQDHAILVRWFTNSTRSITNKGDDVSKLRHINNVSGENICGCKSCSGSISSTPMFTRSYRVNPTKGQNGLAVRAEGTSVSGMMFSRAISCSDVQVKRSFSSSSGLPPHQEIGMPSLSPTMTEGNIARWLKKEGDQVAPGEVLCEVETDKATVEMECMEEGYLAKIVHGDGAKEIQVGEVIAITVEDKADLDKFKDYKPQASDAAAPEAPPAPTPPKEDVVEKPVSTPEPKTVKPTAASESDRVFASPLARKLAEDNKVNLSSIKGTGPDGSIVKADVEEYLASGKKDVPAAPASKGDKSTVSAINYTDIPHTQIRKVTASRLLLAKQTIPHYYLTVDTCVDKLTKLRGELNSLQEASGGKKISINDLVIKAAALALRKVPKCNSSWTNDYIRQFHDVHINVAVQTDNGLYVPVIRNADKKGLSTISEDVKTLAQKARENMLKPSDYEGGTFTVSNLGGPFGIKQFCAIINPPQAGILAVGSAERRVVPGSGTAEFKFASYMSVTLSCDHRVIDGAIGAEWLKAFKGYIENPETMLL